The following coding sequences lie in one Pseudorasbora parva isolate DD20220531a chromosome 18, ASM2467924v1, whole genome shotgun sequence genomic window:
- the LOC137047013 gene encoding 5-hydroxytryptamine receptor 2A, which produces MALLNATLPWSVSSDINHSDFRSNFSEIEDTQPAGKNWAALFILAIIFFTVAGNILVIMAVSIESKLHNATNYFLCSLAVADMLVGFLVMPASLISILYNHTWPLPELLCPMWIFLDVLFSTASIMHLCAISLDRYIGIRNPIKYSRSNSLCKAMLKIIIVWTISVVLSLPIPVMGFQDKQKVFVNGTCALNEPLFVLVGSFVAFCVPLVIMVVCYCLTLRDLQKHSSSFPKESKNGSKHPSSKTSDSSLLDSESSSKKSTFPINKRLFGAPQGQGRRGMMQAIKNEQRASKVLGIVFFLFLVMWCPFFITNVLVAICQDDCSEVLYKLIHFFVWVGYVSSGVNPLIYTLFNETYRQAFARYIRCKYREEKKAHANRKC; this is translated from the exons ATGGCCTTACTGAACGCTACTCTTCCCTGGAGCGTCTCTTCGGACATCAACCACAGCGATTTCAGATCCAACTTCTCAGAGATAGAGGACACACAACCTGCGGGGAAGAACTGGGCGGCTCTGTTCATCCTGGCGATTATATTTTTTACCGTTGCTGGGAATATTCTGGTGATAATGGCGGTGTCCATCGAAAGCAAGCTGCACAATGCCACCAACTACTTCCTGTGCTCTCTGGCCGTGGCTGACATGCTGGTGGGATTCCTGGTTATGCCAGCCTCACTCATCAGTATTCTTTACA atcACACCTGGCCTCTCCCTGAGCTGCTGTGTCCCATGTGGATCTTCCTCGACGTGCTCTTCTCCACAGCCTCAATCATGCACCTGTGTGCCATTTCTCTGGACCGCTACATCGGCATCCGTAATCCAATCAAATACAGCCGCAGCAACTCACTTTGCAAGGCCATGCTCAAAATAATCATTGTTTGGACCATTTCTGTAG TGTTGTCCCTGCCCATTCCAGTAATGGGTTTCCAGGATAAGCAGAAGGTGTTCGTAAATGGCACCTGCGCCCTGAATGAGCCTCTCTTCGTCCTGGTTGGATCATTCGTGGCCTTCTGCGTTCCTCTGGTCATCATGGTAGTCTGCTATTGCCTCACTCTCCGTGATCTTCAGAAGCACAGCTCTTCCTTTCCGAAGGAGAGCAAGAATGGCTCCAAACATCCGTCCTCTAAGACAAGCGACTCAAGTCTGCTCGACAGTGAGTCCTCCTCCAAGAAGTCCACATTTCCGATCAACAAGCGTCTGTTCGGAGCGCCACAAGGCCAAGGTCGACGAGGCATGATGCAAGCCATAAAAAATGAGCAACGGGCCTCCAAAGTCTTGGGGATTGTCTTCTTTCTCTTCCTGGTCATGTGGTGTCCGTTCTTCATCACCAATGTGCTGGTGGCTATCTGTCAGGACGACTGCAGTGAGGTTCTCTATAAACTCATTCACTTCTTCGTGTGGGTGGGATACGTCTCCTCTGGGGTCAATCCGCTCATCTACACACTTTTCAACGAAACGTATCGCCAAGCCTTCGCTCGCTACATACGATGTAAATATCGTGAAGAGAAGAAGGCCCATGCCAACAGAAAATGCTGA